ATCGGAATCTGGCGGAGGCGGCGGGAGGCCTGCTGGCGGTGAGCCAGTTCACCCTCTTTGCTGCCACCCGCAAGGGTAACCGGCCCTCCTGGAGTCGGGCCGCTCGCCCTGAGGTGGCCGCCCCCCTGTTCCAGGACTTCGTCGCCCGTCTCTCCGCCGCCTGGGGCCAGCCCGTGGCCACCGGCGTGTTCGGCGCGGACATGGCCGTGGAGCTGGTGAATGACGGCCCGGTGACCCTGATCCTGGACAGCCGGGCGCCGGAATAGGCGGAATTGGGGCGGGACCCCGGGTTGCTGGGAAAGCTCCGGGAAACCCTCGGGCAGGGTGGGGGATGGCTCGCGGGCCGTTTTCGATGGGCCAAAAAACTGCCTGGAGAGGGGCGTGCTTTGGCGTTCTATGTTTCCCCTGGCTGGATAAGCCCGAACCAGGCCCCTCTCCAGCCCCCCACTCCCCTGGGGCCGGGGGGACGGACGTGGTAGCCTATGCCTGGAGGATAGGCCCGTCCCCGGCCCGATGAGCGGCCCCAGGGATCGGGGGCAAGAGGGAAGCCGGTTCCCGGGCAAGTTGGGCCCGGACGAGTCCCAAAGGCTGGGGCGCCCACGGCCCCCTCTGCTGCTTCCCTCCGCCCTTGACGCCTTTGGGCTGGGGCGGTTTTCTTGACGGCCCCGGCCCCGGCCCCGGCTACGCCTACGGCTACGGCTACGGCTACGGCCCAGGCCCAGGCCAAAGCCAAAGCCAAAGCCAAAGCCAAAGCCAAAGCCAAAGCCAAAGCCAAAGCCAAAGCCAAAGCCAAAGCCAAAGCCAAAGCCAAAGCCAAAGCCAAAGCCAAAGCCACCCCCGGCCTGCCCCTCCGCCCCTTCCCTCGGGCGCCTGTCCCCCGCCCTCTGGAGACTGCCATGACCCCCATCCCTCCTGCTTCCCCCAGTTCCCCCGCCCGTCCCGCTCCGATCCTGTGGCATGCCCTGAGTCCGGAAGAGGCCCTGGCGGCCCTGGAGGGGGACGGGGAGGGGGGTCTGTCCTTGGCCCAGGTGGCGGAGCGGCGCGCCCGCTATGGGGAAAACCGGCTGCCCGAGCGGGCCGGGGCGGCCCCCTGGCGTCGCTTCCTGGCCCAGTTCGCCGCGCCCCTGGTGCTGGTGCTCCTAGCCTCCGCCCTGATTACGGCCCTGCTGGGGGAATGGGTGGATGCGGGGGTGATTTTTGCCGTCACCCTGGTCAATGGGGTGATCGGCTACCTTCAGGAAGGCAAGGCGGAGGCGGCCCTGGCGGCCCTGGCCCGGAGCGTGGCGAGCCAGGTGCCCGTGCTCCGGGAGGGGCGGCGCCAGACCGTGGCGGCGGCGGAGCTGGTACCCGGGGACCTGGTGCTCCTGGCCGCCGGGGACCGGGTACCGGCGGACCTGCGCCTGCTCCGGGCCCAGGAACTGCGGGCCATGGAAGCCGCCCTTACCGGGGAATCCCTGCCCGTGGCCAAGTCCGTGGCCCCCCTGGCTCCGGGAACCCTGCTGGCGGACCGGTCCAATCTGGCCTACGGGGGCACGGTGGTGGTGGCGGGGAGCGGCCTGGGCCTGGTGGTGGCCACCGGCCTGGAAACAGAAACCGG
This sequence is a window from Azospira inquinata. Protein-coding genes within it:
- the dtd gene encoding D-aminoacyl-tRNA deacylase, whose amino-acid sequence is MRIVLQRVARARVTVDGRETGAVGRGYLLLVGFETADGDNPDLGREMDALAAKILKLRLFPDGEGVMNRNLAEAAGGLLAVSQFTLFAATRKGNRPSWSRAARPEVAAPLFQDFVARLSAAWGQPVATGVFGADMAVELVNDGPVTLILDSRAPE